In Rhodothermus sp., the genomic window CCCAGCGTGCGGCCATGAAAGCCCCGTTCCAGGGCAATCAGGCCAGGTTTGCCTGTCCAGGCGCGGGCCAGCTTAAGCGCCGTTTCGTTGGCTTCCGTGCCTGAGTTGCAGAAAAACACGTGGCGCAACCCTTCCGGAGCCATCTCGGCCAGTAGCGCGGCCGCACGTGCCCGCACCGGACTGTAAACCACGTTCGAGTAGAACAGCAGTTGTGAGGCCTGTTCCTGCAGCGCCTGTACCACGCGGGGCGGACAGTGCCCCAGTAGTGTGACGCAATGGCCTCCGTAAAAGTCCAGATAACGACGGCCTTCGGTATCCCAGACGTAGCATCCTTCGCCACGCACGAGCGCAACCGGGTACTTACGGTAAGTGGGGAGCTGAAACACGTCTTCCAGCTGAAAGACTTCCTGCGTGTTCATTGTCCTTGCCAAACCATTGCTTTCGGGAATGGACCCGTGATCTCTGATTGCTTTCTGTAAGCAAATCTTTGTTTTTTGCTTGTTGAAAATTCAGGCATGAAAAAAGCCGGGGTGATGGTGGCCCGGCTTGCTTTAAAGGGGGACTTCGGCAGGTGTAGGAAGCAGGCCAGCCGTCTGGGGCAGACCCAGCAGCAGGTTCAGGTTCTGAATGGCCTGGCTGGCAGCCCCTTTCAGCAGGTTGTCCAGCGCAAAACCCACGACCAGCTGCCCATCGCGCACAACCCACCCCAGGTCACAGAACGGGGTGTGGACAGCGTAACGCAGCTCGGGAAGCTGATCGGGCCACAGGCGCACGAAGGGGGTCTGACGGTAGGCGGTTTCGTACCAGCGGGCCACTTCGCGGGCCTCCAGCCCATCGGCGAGGACGTGGACCGTGCCCCAGATGCCTCGCGTCCACGGCCCTGAAGCCGGTACAAATGCAATCCGAAGCGCAGGTCCGACCACCTGTTGCACCTCGGGCAGGTGCTGGTGAGCCAGCACCTTATAGGCCCGCACATTGCCGTCGCGTTCGGGAAAATGTGTGGTAGCCCGGGGGCGGGTGCCGGAGCCGGAAGCGCCGGTCAGTGCGGTGACGGCGACCGTAGCCGCTTCGAGGTGACGGCTCAGGGGCCAGAGTGCCAACGCCAGACCGGTGGCAAAGCAGCCTGGATTGGCCACCAGGCGTGTGCCGGTTGTATAGGGCGCGTGGATCTCCGGCAGGCCATAAACGAACTGGCCGAGCAGTTCGGGTGCAGGGTGCTCGAACCCGAACCATGCCGGATAAACAGTCGCCTCCTGAAAACGAAAGTCAGCACTCAGGTCAATGATAGCGCCCTGATAGCCCTTTGTGAGCAGACGCTGCACGACGTAGGCACTCTGTCCGTGCTCGGCGGCAATGAACACGGCGTCCAGCTCCGAGAGCGTCAGCGCCTCTTCTGCGACGAACGTCAGGTCGGTCTGTCCGCGAAGCATCGGGTGGGCATGCCAGAGGGGCTGGCCGGCGAAGGTGCGGCTGGTGACGGCTGCCAGCTCGCAATACGGATGGGCCAGCAGCAGGCGGATCAGTTCGCCGCCGACGTAGCCGGCGCCGTGCAAAACAGCGATGCGGTGTGTGGAGGTCATGGCCTTTTCATTTTTTCAAGAGACGACTACAGCCGAACCATTACTGTAGTGGGGAAAAGGGCGGACGGCTGTGCGCACCGAACGGGCGATCAGCTGACCAAGGGCTTCCGCATCCTGTCGCGCGTTGAGTGCTGGGATGCCCATGGCATGCTGGACGTACCGTTTGCCGACGGCGTTGTCGGTGACGGGGCCAGTAATAACCGTAATTGGTGCATGGTAGCGGCTCCGGAAGAGCTGGTCGGCAGCCCAGGCACCGGCCAGGTCGGTGGCGGCGACCACGTGTGCCCGCGTAAAGCGCTGCAGTTCCTTGTCGAGCAGCAGTTCATCGACGCCGTAATAGCCGATAAAGCCATCGCCGAGCTCCACGACAATCACATCTGGTGCAAACGTGTTCAGGTGGGCGATGAGCCCTTTAGCCAACGGGGCCATTTCTTTGTTTGTGGAGGAGACGACGCCTGCGTCGATGAACGTAACGCTGGCGATGGCACCGTTTTCTTCCATAAGGCGAGCATCTCGCAGCAGCGCTGCGCCAGTGAGTTTACCGGCGGCTACGCGCATGCCATGTTCGCTCAGATAGCGAATGATCTGGGCGGCGGCGAACGTCTTGCCCGTGTTCATGGAGGTGCCACTGATCATGACAAGAGGGGCCGAATGGGTAAGCGAAAAGACCGGTTCCAACGCATGATCCTGCACGCGGGCATGCCGTTTCTGTCCCTCTACCTCGACCACCACAGCTCCCACCACTTCCACACGCAGGGCTGGTCCCAGGTCCGGATGGTCCGAGGTGCACTGCCCCAGGATGCCTCCCATGTTCAATACGTGCAGTACGTCGCCTACCTGGATGCGCCGAGGGATACGGCCGCTGTACCCCTTGAGCGCCTGGCGTTCACCCAGGGCCCCTACGATCAGATCCCCGCGACGGATTGTCTGGAACGTGCCGTCGGTGCATTCCAGCAGGTTGTATGTGTTTTTTTCCTCCAGCGCCCGTACCACCAGGCAATAGCCTTCTTCGGCGACGATGTACGAAGTGATTTCAAGCTCCCGGGAGAGCTGGCACGGAGCCGTGCTTGATCCGATCTTGTCGACGGTCAGTTGCTGGTAC contains:
- the argC gene encoding N-acetyl-gamma-glutamyl-phosphate reductase gives rise to the protein MTSTHRIAVLHGAGYVGGELIRLLLAHPYCELAAVTSRTFAGQPLWHAHPMLRGQTDLTFVAEEALTLSELDAVFIAAEHGQSAYVVQRLLTKGYQGAIIDLSADFRFQEATVYPAWFGFEHPAPELLGQFVYGLPEIHAPYTTGTRLVANPGCFATGLALALWPLSRHLEAATVAVTALTGASGSGTRPRATTHFPERDGNVRAYKVLAHQHLPEVQQVVGPALRIAFVPASGPWTRGIWGTVHVLADGLEAREVARWYETAYRQTPFVRLWPDQLPELRYAVHTPFCDLGWVVRDGQLVVGFALDNLLKGAASQAIQNLNLLLGLPQTAGLLPTPAEVPL